Below is a window of Allomuricauda ruestringensis DSM 13258 DNA.
ACAAACTTTGGTTTTTGCTCTGGTTTGCATTGGCATTGGGCCTCTTTTCCCCGTCTTAGTTTTTGGAACCAGGCAAGACCAAGGACCAATACGGTGGTACCGATCAAAAAAGGGTGTATGGGTTCGAGCCATGTAATCGTCGTGGCAGAAACCACATCCGATTTATAAATATTTAAAAATCAATGTTTTGACACCTTAATCTTAAAGGCATTCCCGTTTAGAACACGGAAAGCAAAAAAAACTTTTGAACACAAATTTAATGTGTTTCACGTTAGGTAAAAATACTTATAATTTTTTGTTTTTGGATTATAAAATCTTAAGCTTTTACTCAATCATTTTCGAGTCTAGGACAGTTCTGAACCCTAAATGTTCCATTCCAGAGTCAGGACTGGTGGCCAAGTCAAGTTTCGAGCAAGGATTCAGCGCGTATGGGTTTGAAATAATCATCTTCATTAAACCAAACTCCGCTCCTAATGTACCGGAAGCTACATTTCAATCGTAAAAATGATTAGTTAAAATTATAAGCTATCAAAAAATAACATTCTTATTAAATCTGTAATGCTATTTATAAGTAATTAATCGGTTTATCCATAAAATGAATTGTTTCATACCCCTTCACTTTTGCTTTCTCCCTTAAGAAGTCTTGTAAATGAAAAGCAATAGAACCAATAAAATACATGGGGTGTCGCTTCATTTCATACTGATGAGGTCCCAATACACACTCAAAGACCTTTTCCAACCCATCCTCGATAATCGACCGAAAGAATGGGTGGTTATGGTTCTCGATCATGAACTTGGCAAAATTGGCCAGATAGGAGCTCGGGTTCTCACCGTGGTAAAGTTCCTGTAGCACAACCTTATCTTTGAGGTCATACCTGTTTCCAAACTCTTCCATCAAATCACTCGGCATATATCCATAAGCATAACTTCGCAACAACTCCCTTCCAAAATAATTCCCACTGCCCAAATCCATGACCTGGTATCCCAGATCGGGCAATCGTTTGTGAATCTTTGTTCCATCAAAAAAACAACTGTTGGAGCCCGTACCCAAAACACATACCACTCCCGGCTTTCCATTGGTACACTTAACAGCCATTCCCAGATCATCCGCAATTTGCACTTGGGCATAGTTGAAATATTTCCGAAACATTCGGCTCAACCTTTGTTGTGAGCTGTCATCTTTTCCTCCAGCGCAGTAAAACTCCACTAGGGAAATCTCATCTTCGATATCTTCTTTCACCCCTCGTAATATCTTCTCTATATCATCATCCGAGTGAATCATGGGATTGATTCCCTTTGTACTTCTTTTTAATAACCTTACCCCAGATGTATTGTACACATGCCAATCACATTTGGTGGATCCACTATCCGCAATCAATACCATCAGCGTATCCTATACTTTAAGAAAATCATATCTCACAAAGGCTTCCATGGCAGCATAGCTGGCCAGATCAAGGGACTGGTATCTTTTTGCGGTTTCCTTGTTCCGATCTTCCGCTCGCACCCAGAACAAATTTTTGACCCTTACCGGTTTTACCCGAATTAAGTCCGATATTTCCTTGGCAACCTTCAATAATCCCTGTTTGGAACCTTGGATGATGACATTATCGACCTTTTCATATCTGGTTGCCTCAAACCTTCCGGTCGGTTCATATCGTATCGATTGTAACGCTGCTCCCATTTTGTATAATTTAAAATTGTTTTTCCAGTTTATTTTATGATTTTTTCTATTTTTTTCCAAGTCAGTATAAGACATATGGCCGAAACTATCGCAAGGACAGTCAAGGCTCCTGCCAACAACCACTCACCATAAATCCAATGTCCTATGGCAAAAAGGCATAAGTAAATCAGTACCGTTCCCAAAAGCATCGCCAATATCCCACTTGGAACGCTCCATTCCTCACCATTTTCCAATGCAACCCCTTCTGATTTGCCTTTACGGACTATTTTACTCCATCCCGGACCACCTGGGCGGATTTTTTCACAGAATCCCAAAAGTACCTCATCATGCTCGGGTCGGGTAAGGTAGGTTGCTGCCAACCATACGAATGTGGTGGTAAAGACAACTAGGGGATACTCCGACCAACTTGGTAACAGCCCGCCATAGCCAGCGAACAAATAATCGCCCAAAGGGGTCAGCTTCAAAACCAATGAAAGTATCCCAGAGACGAACATTGCCATGATTTCGCTCCATGCGTTGATTCTCCACCAAAACCATCTCAGGATAAATATCAACCCTGTGCCTGCACCAAACACGAGCAGTATCTCAAAAAGCTGAAGTGCATTTTGAAGCAAAAGGGCCAATGCGGCACTGAGCACCATCAATACCACCGTGGATATCCTTCCAACTGCCACCAATCGTTTTTCCGATGCCTTTGGATTAACCCTTTCCTTATAAAAATCATATACAATATACGAAGAACCCCAATTGAGCTGCGTGGATATGGTGGACATATAGGCCGCAACCAAGGAAGTGAGCACCAGCCCTAAAAGTCCTGTTGGTAATTTGGTTAGCATGGCCGAATAGGCAAGATCATGCCCAAGTTTATCATCGGATATGATTGGAAAGGCCTGTTGTAGGCTCTGAAGGTCTGGAAAAACAACGATAGAAGCCAGCGCCACCAATATCCAGGGCCATGGCCTGACGGCATAGTGCATGATATTGAAAAAGAACGTGGCCGCTATGGCATGCTTCCCATTTTTTGCGGAAAGCATTCTTTGGGCGATATATCCTCCACCCCCGGGTTCGGACCCTGGGTACCATGAACTCCACCATTGTACGGCCAAAGGAATAATAATCAGTGTAATCAATGCTTCGGTATCGTCCAGTTCAGGTATCAT
It encodes the following:
- a CDS encoding sodium:solute symporter family protein, with the protein product MITLQPLDYAIILTFFAITLGIGFYVSKSSGKSSSEFFLSGRTMPWWLLGISMVATTFSTDTPNLVTDIVRTNGVAGNWVWWAFLLTGLLTVFIYARLWRKSNVNTDLEFYELRYGGAAARFLRGFRAIYLGVIFNVITMSAVTLAAIKIGGIMLGIEPWQTVLIAGLVTVIFSAIGGFKGVVYTDFILFFVAMGGTIGAAYYLVNIPEIGGLGNLLSNPDVKDKLRMIPELDDTEALITLIIIPLAVQWWSSWYPGSEPGGGGYIAQRMLSAKNGKHAIAATFFFNIMHYAVRPWPWILVALASIVVFPDLQSLQQAFPIISDDKLGHDLAYSAMLTKLPTGLLGLVLTSLVAAYMSTISTQLNWGSSYIVYDFYKERVNPKASEKRLVAVGRISTVVLMVLSAALALLLQNALQLFEILLVFGAGTGLIFILRWFWWRINAWSEIMAMFVSGILSLVLKLTPLGDYLFAGYGGLLPSWSEYPLVVFTTTFVWLAATYLTRPEHDEVLLGFCEKIRPGGPGWSKIVRKGKSEGVALENGEEWSVPSGILAMLLGTVLIYLCLFAIGHWIYGEWLLAGALTVLAIVSAICLILTWKKIEKIIK